Below is a genomic region from Prunus persica cultivar Lovell chromosome G3, Prunus_persica_NCBIv2, whole genome shotgun sequence.
TTCAATTCAAGCACTGTTTCAGGTTCAAATGGCATCCGATGCTGCCATTGTTACTTGGTATCTATCTgctctctctcatatttttcACTATGCTATTGTGGTATTGTGCTATTATGGTTGGTTGGTGAAGCACAGAGAGACACACACAGAGAGTAAAACAcgtttcattgtatttgtctTACTACACACAGGGGCTCGGGTGAAGATGGACAATTGGGAATCGGGAACAACGAGGAGATGGAGTGGGTATGTGTTGTCGAAGCCCTCCAGTCACGGACTGTCCGGTCTGTTGTCGCTGGTAGCCGAAACTCTCTTGCCATTTGCGATGATGGCAAGGTGGGCCCCTTCCccctttatcttcttcttcttcttctttactttGTCTTTATCACTCTTTTGCTTCTTACCCTTTTCTTGTATTTGTGTGTATTTTGCACTTTTTACAGTATTGGGTCTTCCTTTACTGAAATTTGgatactttattttgttgttgtaattttgtatGTTGTGAATTGAACTGGGTACCAGTTGTTTACATGGGGTTGGAACCAAAGAGGAACCTTGGGGCACCCTCCAGAGACCAAAACTGAGAACATTCCTAGCCAAGTTAAAGCTCTTGCCAATGCTAAAATTGTTCAGGTAATTCACATATCATCGTAACCATGCTTGGCTTTGGAAATAGCTAATTGTTTGCATAAGTTTTCATCGAATTTAACTAGTGGGTGTTTTGACATATAGGCTGCTATTGGTGGATGGCATTGTTTGGCTGTTGATGATCAAGGCCGTGCTTACGCCTGGGGTATTTAATCGAGCTCTCTTTACTCTCTTTTTGTTTACCGTGAATATTTTGGATAAGCTATTGCATAATATTGGGTTATCTTGTTTTGATTATTCAGAATCCAATAGAAGAACAAAATGTAACACTTTTAAGCCGGATACCAAAAGATGGTTGctttttaattcatgtataTAACAACATCTgggatattttatttcttctgcTTCCATGTAGGGCttttaattggttttcttgAGAGTGTTGAACTAGACCCCAGAGGTTACCTTTTTTATCATTCTAAGCGTACCAAAGTTGTTTGGTGCAGGTGGAAATGAGTATGGACAGTGTAGTGAAGAACCTGAGCGGAAAGATGATACTGGTAGACCTTTGAGAAGGGATATAGTGATCCCTCAGCGCTGTGCACCGAAGCTTGTAGTCCGCCAGGTGAGTTACAAATGCCAAAGAGTAGAACATTGACCTGCATGATACAAATTTTTGGATGTGGGATGCCTCTGTTTCTCGAGTGACATCTTTTTCCATAAAGTTTTtacattttctgatttttacaTCACAGGTAGCTGCTGGGGGTACTCACTCTGTGGTACTTACACGTGATGGGCAAGTATGGACTTGGGGTCAGCCGTGGCCTCCGGGAGACATGTATGTTTCCCTTAGACTTGACTCTATCAATTTCTTTTCAAGCACTCCTTAGATGGCAGCCTACTTTTCTGGGTTGTACTATATCAAACATGTTTCATACATTAATAGTTACCTGCATAGTTGTAATTGAGAACTCATGGGACTGTTATTTATCCTAGAATGCTCTGTGaacttttcttcttattttcagaaaacaaatttcaacaCCTGTGCGAGTACAAGGTCTTGATGCAGTGAAGCTCATTGCAGTTGGGGCATTTCATAATTTGGCTCTTCAAGAGGATGGTACTTTATGGGCATGGGGTAACAATGAATATGGACAGCTTGGAACTGGAGATACCCAGCCTAGATCACAACCTATTCCTGTCCAGGGTCTTTCTGGTCTTACTTTGGTTTGTAATACATTGCCTTTTATCTGTCTGTTTCATTTCTGGTAGTCATTTATGCCTAGCACCACGTGTGCTTATCTCAATTTCATCTGAATGTGTGCCTTCTTCATATTATCATCCATTGAAGTGTATTGTTCCAGACCTAGTTTTATTTCTTCATGATTGAGTTATCTTGTGAAGAAGTTTTGAAATCTTTTCAGACCATATTGTCCCTATATACAGATTTTGGTTCAGCAGATTTGGGAGCATGTAATGTATTGGTGTGAAAAATGTGCTTAGGCTTAAGGCAGAAGTGGGGCATCTATAGAGGTGAACTTATGTGGCTGTCAGTTGCTAATGTTTAGGCTTGCTGATACAGACCTGGGTTTCCTTTGGCACATACCTTTAGCGatagaaacatttaaaactGCATGTATGATATCTTGCAAAAACAGTTCTGAAGACATGGGTATGTTTCTTTGTGAAGCCCTGATAAAATCCCTTTATATCATTTAAAAGAACTGAAGATGCAAGTGTGTTAGTcacaaaatattttatcaGCCCCTTCAAATTAGGCAGAGATGGGGGCCTTGGTCCCTTACACCTATTCTTGTCCATCTAATTCTGACTTGCTTGTCCctgattattttattgttgtgTAGCCATGAAGATTATGATATGA
It encodes:
- the LOC18782010 gene encoding ultraviolet-B receptor UVR8, whose amino-acid sequence is MASDAAIVTWGSGEDGQLGIGNNEEMEWVCVVEALQSRTVRSVVAGSRNSLAICDDGKLFTWGWNQRGTLGHPPETKTENIPSQVKALANAKIVQAAIGGWHCLAVDDQGRAYAWGGNEYGQCSEEPERKDDTGRPLRRDIVIPQRCAPKLVVRQVAAGGTHSVVLTRDGQVWTWGQPWPPGDIKQISTPVRVQGLDAVKLIAVGAFHNLALQEDGTLWAWGNNEYGQLGTGDTQPRSQPIPVQGLSGLTLVDIAAGGWHSTSLTDDGEVYGWGRGEHGRLGFGDNDKSSKMVPQRVHLLAGEDIVQVSCGGTHSVALTRDGRMFSFGRGDHGRLGYGRKVTTGQPMEVPINIPPRNGTEDNGHWIAKLVACGGRHTLAIVDWKADEAEES